A single region of the Oenococcus kitaharae DSM 17330 genome encodes:
- the rplA gene encoding 50S ribosomal protein L1 gives MTKKHSKKYLAAVEKVDASKKYSLADATALVKEIAFTKFDSNVEVVFDLNVDTTKADQQLRGAIVLPNGSGNDKKVAVFAEGDKAKEASDAGADFVGTDELVEKVKAGWTDFDVAIATPDQMAKVGRVGRALGPKGLMPNPKEGTVTLDVAKAVKDAKGGQVTYRTDKNGNVAVPVGKVSFDAEKLAQNVKTVSSTVLSARPSTVKGTYVLSAHLASTMGPGIALDVASL, from the coding sequence ATGACTAAAAAACACAGTAAAAAGTATTTAGCCGCCGTTGAAAAAGTTGACGCAAGCAAGAAATATTCTTTGGCTGATGCCACAGCACTCGTTAAAGAGATTGCTTTTACAAAGTTCGATTCCAATGTTGAAGTTGTCTTTGACTTGAATGTTGATACGACTAAAGCTGATCAGCAGCTGCGTGGTGCCATTGTGTTGCCTAACGGTTCTGGCAATGATAAAAAGGTTGCTGTCTTTGCTGAAGGCGATAAGGCTAAGGAAGCTTCTGATGCCGGTGCTGATTTCGTTGGCACAGACGAATTGGTCGAGAAGGTCAAGGCTGGCTGGACTGACTTCGATGTTGCGATTGCAACACCGGATCAAATGGCTAAAGTCGGCCGTGTCGGCCGTGCTTTAGGACCAAAAGGCTTGATGCCTAATCCTAAAGAAGGAACTGTGACGCTGGACGTTGCTAAGGCAGTTAAAGATGCCAAGGGCGGCCAAGTCACATACCGGACCGACAAAAATGGTAACGTTGCCGTACCAGTTGGTAAAGTTTCATTTGATGCTGAAAAATTGGCACAGAACGTTAAGACCGTTTCTTCTACTGTTCTCTCGGCTCGTCCAAGTACAGTTAAAGGCACTTACGTCCTGAGTGCACACCTGGCTTCTACAATGGGTCCTGGTATTGCCCTTGATGTTGCATCACTATAA
- a CDS encoding gluconate:H+ symporter — protein sequence MLSLAAITVDPKTGFYDWQMGGLNVWPFLILVLGIILLLTLILKFKINTFVTLIVVSIVVAFALGMNPAGIADAIKNGIGGTLGELVVVFGFGSMIGRLVSDSGGSYRIAKTLIAMFGRKRLQWAVAFASFIIGISLLFEVGLVVLIPIVFTIALEAGVPLLYLGIPMATALSAAQGFLPPQPAPTAVTNVLGANMGMVLIYGILVAIPAMIVAGPLFTRVAQKYLPKAFKITKHLDALGTVKEFKLEETPSFGLSILTSLMAVIFMVVTTIITMIVNGGKQVYGGVIGDTAWKAMTSAAQNGYLLHPTDFQKIVAFLGNPLIAMVIALLFAMWSMGRHQKRSIKEVNATLSDAIKSIANLLMVIGGGAAFKGVLTSGGISTAIAQAFAHSSMSPILFAWLVAVIIRVSVGSATVAGMTSAGIVAPIVAAQTAINPAFVVLAIGAGSLAASHVNDAGFWMFKEFFDLDVKETLKTWTVLETLISVVGLLMVLLLAAIFH from the coding sequence ATGTTATCACTAGCAGCTATTACAGTTGACCCGAAAACCGGCTTTTATGATTGGCAGATGGGCGGGTTGAATGTTTGGCCATTTTTAATCTTGGTTTTGGGCATTATTTTATTGTTAACTTTGATTTTGAAGTTTAAAATCAACACATTTGTCACTTTGATTGTTGTCTCGATTGTTGTTGCATTCGCTTTAGGCATGAATCCAGCTGGTATTGCCGATGCGATTAAAAATGGTATTGGCGGCACATTAGGAGAACTGGTTGTCGTCTTCGGCTTTGGATCGATGATCGGCCGTTTGGTATCTGATTCAGGTGGTTCTTATCGAATTGCCAAAACACTGATTGCCATGTTTGGCAGAAAACGCCTGCAGTGGGCGGTTGCCTTTGCCTCCTTCATTATTGGTATTTCTCTGCTATTTGAAGTCGGCTTGGTTGTTTTGATTCCGATTGTCTTTACAATTGCTTTGGAAGCTGGCGTGCCTTTGCTTTATTTAGGCATTCCAATGGCGACAGCGTTGTCGGCTGCTCAAGGATTCTTGCCGCCGCAGCCTGCACCAACAGCGGTGACGAATGTGCTTGGTGCCAACATGGGGATGGTCTTAATCTACGGTATCTTAGTTGCTATTCCGGCAATGATTGTGGCCGGCCCATTATTTACACGTGTCGCACAAAAGTATTTGCCCAAAGCCTTCAAAATTACGAAACATTTGGATGCCTTAGGAACTGTCAAAGAGTTTAAATTAGAAGAAACACCTTCTTTTGGGCTTTCAATTCTGACTTCTTTGATGGCTGTTATCTTTATGGTTGTGACAACTATTATTACGATGATTGTCAATGGCGGCAAGCAAGTATACGGTGGCGTGATTGGCGATACAGCTTGGAAAGCCATGACTAGTGCTGCACAAAATGGTTATCTGCTTCATCCGACTGATTTTCAGAAAATCGTCGCTTTTCTTGGTAATCCTCTGATTGCGATGGTCATTGCGCTGCTGTTTGCCATGTGGTCAATGGGCCGTCACCAAAAGCGTTCTATTAAGGAAGTTAACGCAACGCTATCTGATGCGATCAAGTCAATCGCTAATTTATTAATGGTTATTGGCGGCGGCGCAGCTTTTAAGGGCGTCTTGACTTCCGGCGGTATTTCGACGGCGATTGCTCAGGCATTTGCCCATTCATCAATGTCGCCAATTCTGTTTGCTTGGCTGGTAGCTGTGATTATCCGTGTTTCGGTGGGCTCAGCGACAGTTGCGGGTATGACATCGGCTGGTATCGTGGCTCCGATCGTGGCTGCGCAGACAGCGATCAATCCAGCTTTTGTGGTTCTGGCTATCGGTGCCGGTTCTTTGGCTGCAAGTCATGTCAATGATGCGGGTTTTTGGATGTTTAAAGAGTTCTTTGACTTGGATGTCAAAGAGACATTGAAGACTTGGACCGTTTTGGAAACACTGATTTCAGTGGTCGGGCTGCTGATGGTCTTATTGCTGGCAGCAATTTTCCATTAA
- the gntK gene encoding gluconokinase, producing the protein MDYMIGVDLGTTSTKSVLFDLKGHVIASANNGYPLYRDEPDMAEEDPVEIFEALIDSLTDVVRKAELKQGDQVLGVSFSSAMHSLIAFDKDWQPLTRVITWADGRAVKYAEQLKKDGTGQEIYSKTGTPIHPMAPLSKLLWLKNERPDIYKKAAHYLGIKEYIFHRLFNANKMDISIASGTGLFNIFKLQWDQQALALTGLSIDQLPKPVEPYEIERGMVSEYAKVIGIPVQTPFIYGAGDGPLSNLGVNAIQPGVAAVTIGTSGAIRVVTDKPKIDPKGRTFTYALDRDHWVVGGPVNNGGDVFRWARDNLFDAEKSAAALLGIDSYDLLTKIASKVPAGADGLLFHPYLSGERAPIWDANARGSFFGLTHYHTRAHMVRAVLEGIIFNIYMVALALEEVVGDLKSVQATGGFARSALWRQMLADIFEQSVTVPQAFESGALAATVIGQKALGLTDKIENIAGMVGEAKTYEPNPDNYQVYRELTPIFIRLSRQLQTEYENIANFQREHVHIKMTEE; encoded by the coding sequence ATGGACTACATGATTGGTGTGGACCTTGGAACAACTAGTACAAAATCAGTCCTTTTTGATCTCAAAGGGCATGTGATCGCCTCTGCTAATAATGGGTATCCCCTTTACAGAGACGAGCCTGATATGGCTGAAGAAGATCCAGTGGAGATTTTCGAAGCTTTGATTGATTCTTTGACCGATGTTGTGCGCAAGGCCGAATTAAAACAAGGTGATCAAGTGTTGGGCGTTTCCTTTAGCTCTGCGATGCATTCTTTAATTGCTTTTGATAAAGATTGGCAGCCCTTGACGCGTGTGATTACTTGGGCCGATGGCCGAGCTGTCAAATATGCCGAACAGCTGAAAAAAGATGGTACTGGCCAGGAAATTTACAGCAAGACCGGTACGCCGATTCATCCCATGGCACCTTTAAGCAAATTGCTATGGCTGAAAAACGAACGGCCGGATATTTATAAAAAAGCTGCCCATTACTTAGGTATTAAGGAATATATTTTTCACCGTTTATTCAACGCGAATAAGATGGATATTTCCATCGCGTCAGGTACTGGATTGTTTAACATTTTCAAACTGCAGTGGGATCAGCAGGCCTTGGCATTAACCGGCTTGTCAATTGACCAATTGCCAAAACCAGTTGAACCCTACGAAATTGAACGCGGTATGGTTTCTGAATATGCAAAAGTGATCGGTATTCCGGTGCAGACGCCCTTTATATATGGTGCTGGTGATGGGCCTTTGTCTAATTTGGGTGTTAATGCGATTCAACCAGGTGTGGCAGCCGTGACCATTGGGACTTCCGGTGCGATTCGTGTTGTGACAGATAAGCCAAAAATTGATCCAAAAGGGCGGACATTTACTTATGCTTTGGATCGTGATCATTGGGTTGTCGGCGGGCCTGTCAACAATGGCGGGGATGTTTTCCGCTGGGCCAGAGATAATTTGTTTGATGCCGAAAAATCAGCAGCTGCCTTACTGGGCATCGACTCTTATGACTTGCTGACAAAGATTGCTTCTAAAGTGCCGGCTGGTGCTGACGGTCTGCTCTTTCATCCTTATTTGAGTGGTGAACGTGCACCGATTTGGGATGCTAACGCGAGAGGTTCTTTCTTCGGCCTGACACATTACCACACGCGTGCACATATGGTGCGTGCCGTTCTGGAAGGGATTATTTTCAATATTTATATGGTAGCTTTGGCGCTAGAAGAAGTCGTCGGCGATTTGAAATCGGTTCAGGCGACTGGCGGCTTTGCCCGTTCAGCTTTGTGGCGTCAGATGCTGGCAGATATTTTCGAACAGTCTGTCACGGTACCGCAAGCCTTTGAATCCGGCGCTTTGGCTGCCACGGTTATTGGCCAGAAAGCTTTAGGCCTGACTGATAAGATTGAAAACATCGCCGGCATGGTTGGCGAAGCAAAAACCTATGAGCCGAATCCGGATAATTATCAGGTCTATCGTGAATTGACGCCGATCTTTATCCGTTTGAGCCGGCAATTGCAGACTGAATATGAGAACATCGCTAATTTTCAGCGTGAGCATGTTCACATTAAGATGACTGAAGAATAA
- the nusG gene encoding transcription termination/antitermination protein NusG, whose product MVEQELQKDWYVVHTYSGYENRVKLNLEQRRESMGMTDFIFQVIVPENETIKTGPNGELKKVVENDFPGYVLVEMVMTDQSWYVVRNTPGVTGFLGSHGQGSKPNPVTKDEIDRIMHRMGLIERKVDDLNVEVGETVSIVGGAMNGMEGKVTAIDREKQEVKVLVDMFGRETETEVPFNDIDKIY is encoded by the coding sequence ATGGTTGAACAAGAATTACAAAAGGATTGGTACGTGGTTCATACCTATTCTGGTTACGAAAATCGTGTCAAACTAAACTTAGAGCAGCGTCGTGAATCAATGGGCATGACTGATTTCATTTTTCAGGTCATTGTGCCGGAAAACGAAACGATTAAGACTGGGCCTAATGGTGAATTGAAAAAGGTTGTCGAAAACGATTTCCCTGGTTATGTGCTGGTTGAAATGGTGATGACAGACCAATCTTGGTATGTTGTCCGTAACACGCCTGGTGTGACTGGATTCTTGGGTTCTCATGGACAAGGATCAAAGCCAAACCCTGTAACGAAAGATGAGATTGACCGGATCATGCACCGCATGGGCCTGATCGAACGCAAAGTTGATGATCTGAATGTTGAAGTCGGCGAGACGGTTTCAATTGTTGGTGGTGCCATGAATGGTATGGAAGGCAAAGTAACAGCGATTGACCGCGAAAAACAAGAGGTCAAAGTATTGGTTGACATGTTTGGCCGAGAAACTGAAACTGAAGTTCCTTTCAACGATATCGATAAGATTTATTGA
- the secE gene encoding preprotein translocase subunit SecE: MIRYIKGTIAEMKKVTWLNGSETSRDTSYVIFSAIFFAGFLGIVDYLVGLGVRLLMNR, from the coding sequence ATGATTCGCTATATTAAAGGTACAATTGCAGAAATGAAAAAAGTGACTTGGCTGAATGGCAGTGAGACCAGTCGGGACACGAGCTATGTGATCTTCAGTGCGATTTTTTTTGCCGGCTTTCTTGGAATTGTTGATTATTTAGTCGGACTTGGCGTTCGCTTGTTGATGAATCGATAA
- a CDS encoding sigma factor encodes MRIEKALNKISQGDETGYEHIILVTKGLVRKIYYHYLSNVLELDDWESECLTVLMHAVRRYHTNGNCKFTTYYYAALQHKAMDLLRKSYSKKEQNRRQNVSLEELAFNGYDPVDHGWNQAQTKMDFEDAISQTDFRAGDKESLAIKELFGDLKQAQIVQKQVKAHSLDYRKKRVTRDIYAHFYGLGE; translated from the coding sequence ATGCGGATAGAAAAGGCACTGAATAAAATTAGTCAAGGGGATGAGACGGGTTATGAACACATTATTTTGGTCACTAAGGGGTTAGTCAGAAAAATTTATTATCATTATTTAAGCAATGTTTTGGAGCTGGATGATTGGGAAAGTGAGTGTTTGACGGTTCTCATGCACGCAGTGCGTCGTTACCATACAAATGGGAACTGCAAATTTACCACCTATTATTACGCTGCACTGCAGCATAAAGCTATGGATCTGCTGCGTAAAAGTTATTCTAAAAAGGAACAGAACCGTCGCCAGAATGTGTCCTTAGAAGAACTGGCCTTTAACGGATATGATCCGGTAGATCACGGGTGGAATCAGGCGCAGACAAAAATGGATTTTGAGGATGCGATCAGCCAAACTGATTTTCGGGCTGGCGACAAAGAATCGCTTGCCATTAAAGAACTGTTTGGTGATTTAAAACAGGCGCAAATTGTTCAAAAGCAGGTCAAAGCGCACTCGCTGGATTATCGGAAAAAGCGTGTGACCAGAGATATTTACGCACATTTTTATGGTTTAGGCGAATAA
- the rlmB gene encoding 23S rRNA (guanosine(2251)-2'-O)-methyltransferase RlmB — MVKEVVYGIHAAIEALDNNKSVSRIYLSDSLAKNRVLEIEKKAVIGHQPIVKVDNRRLDELTDHGNHQGVAVEIEAYSYVSLPEILAKKTDHDPFLVILDEIEDPQNLGSILRTADAAGIDGIIIPKRRAVQLTQTVAKISTGAIEHVPVARVTNINNAIDSLKDAGFWIFGTDMKGQDYTQWNAKGPVALVIGNEGRGISPQTKKKVDQMLTIPMVGHVQSLNAGVAAALLIYQGFNSRRIGS, encoded by the coding sequence GTGGTTAAAGAAGTTGTATACGGGATTCATGCCGCCATCGAGGCGCTGGATAACAATAAAAGCGTCAGCCGTATTTATTTAAGCGATTCTCTGGCAAAAAATCGTGTTTTGGAGATTGAAAAGAAGGCTGTTATTGGTCATCAGCCGATTGTTAAAGTTGATAACCGACGTTTGGACGAATTGACCGATCATGGCAACCACCAAGGTGTGGCAGTTGAAATAGAAGCCTACAGTTACGTGTCATTGCCAGAAATTCTAGCCAAAAAAACTGATCACGACCCTTTTTTGGTTATTTTAGATGAGATCGAAGATCCGCAGAATTTAGGTTCGATTTTACGAACGGCTGATGCAGCAGGCATTGATGGGATCATTATTCCGAAAAGACGTGCCGTCCAATTGACGCAAACAGTTGCTAAAATCTCAACCGGAGCAATTGAGCACGTCCCAGTTGCCCGCGTGACCAACATCAATAATGCTATTGACAGTTTAAAAGATGCAGGCTTTTGGATTTTCGGCACGGATATGAAAGGTCAGGACTATACCCAATGGAATGCTAAAGGACCAGTCGCATTGGTCATCGGCAATGAAGGACGCGGCATTTCGCCGCAGACTAAAAAGAAAGTTGATCAAATGCTGACGATTCCAATGGTCGGGCACGTGCAGTCGCTGAATGCCGGCGTTGCTGCCGCATTATTAATCTATCAAGGCTTTAATAGCCGCCGCATTGGGTCTTAA
- a CDS encoding Mini-ribonuclease 3 — translation MITDVKGFNGLSLAFIGDAVDELKIRTYLLSTGLTKVNDLQKRSKEFVAAKAHAKLYFLLEEEHILTEEETEIYKRGRNSHPHTKAKNTDFATYQISTGVEAVLGYLYLKNDQKRLDQIINWMIEKVESGQTRG, via the coding sequence ATGATTACAGATGTCAAGGGTTTCAATGGACTTTCGCTGGCTTTTATCGGCGATGCCGTTGATGAACTGAAAATTAGAACTTATTTACTTTCCACGGGATTAACAAAAGTGAACGATCTTCAAAAACGATCCAAGGAATTTGTTGCTGCCAAAGCACATGCCAAGCTTTACTTTTTATTAGAAGAAGAACACATTTTAACTGAAGAAGAGACCGAGATTTATAAACGTGGACGCAATTCGCATCCGCATACGAAGGCCAAAAATACTGATTTTGCTACCTATCAGATTTCGACAGGTGTTGAAGCTGTTTTGGGTTATCTATATTTGAAGAATGATCAAAAGCGTCTGGATCAGATCATTAATTGGATGATAGAGAAAGTAGAAAGCGGGCAGACACGTGGTTAA